Below is a window of Camelina sativa cultivar DH55 chromosome 11, Cs, whole genome shotgun sequence DNA.
ttatttagaaaagaaaatagaatttactttgtaatatttatttgtttctgtctttgttttgttataacTTAAAAGTTTCCTTTACTAATCATTTGATTAATCTATGCTGTGTTTTGTCCACTactttcttttctgttttttctttttttttttcttgggtagTACGTCTAAAATATTACATAAGACGTGATCAGTGAATGTGAAAGTGAAAACATAAACACATGATCAAGTTGTAAAAAGTTTGGGGGTTGTTTCTTGGATAACAATGTCTCTGCTTTTCAATCTAGTCGCAAATCTCTCTGTAAGCTTTTTTTAACTAGTCGCTATCAACAAAATACAAATGTGTTTTGCTGTGTAATTAATCCCTTATGACGATTTTTCTAAACAATCACaggttgaagaagagagtggTCATCACAAGGCTGCTCGTTTCTTCTCCTCATCTCCAGAGAAGCAAACTCCGTATATGATACTTGAAGGTTATAAAGTAGGAGAGTCTTCAGAAGCTGAAAACATCATAATGAGTTTCAAGTTATTCGATCTAAGTAAAGAAGAGATCATCGAGGTTATCCACAAGTCATTCCCAAAGTTGTTGTACGAAGAGTCAAGAGTCATTGGGAGCTCGCGCGGCTGGATAGCTTTTATGAGCAAACATGATGGAAGCGTACATCTAAGCGACGTATTCAATCTCGGGTCCCTTAGAGTTATAGCTCTGCCCCAAATACCTATGCGTACTTCTTCCACTCCCATCATAAATGTCTCCTTATCCTATCCGCCAGACCAAGACAATGATTATGTAGTGTACGTCAAGTTCTTAGGCAACCGGCTACATTACTGTAGGCCTAATGACCACTCGCAATGGGTTACAATCTATAATGACGACATCCACGAACTCCACTATGATATCGTTTTTTCCCAACGAAACCAAATGTTGTTCCTCGTGATAGCAGCAGCAAGTTTCTTGCTTTCTTTTGATCTCAACATGAACAAAAGGTATACGATGTTGCATTTGAGAAACATCCCAAAGATGCCACAGTCCGAGTGGGAGTCGTTGGCTTTGTGTTTCAAGAGAGAGTACTTGGTTGAGTCCCCCGGTGGCAGACTTTTTGTTGTTAAGCAGTGAGTGTTGATCAAACAGAACAACTAAATTAACTAACTAACTATGACATTAACTAACAACACTCTTGCAGGTATGTAGAGACATACGACCAAGGGAACAAGGAGATTATATTCAACAGAAACAAGAGATTTATGGTGTTTAAGCTAGGAACAGAAACAACGAATTGAGAAATTGCCGCTTATTACATTGAAGACATTGGAGATCTCTGCATTTTCTTTGGCAACAATGAGACATTATGTGTTGAGGCAAGCCAATATCCTGGACTTAAGCCTAACTCTATATATTACATTGGCTATGGTCTCGGTGTGTACGACATCGGTTCCAAAAAAGTTCACCAGTTTACTTCATCTATGTCTCTCAATTGGCCTCTCTATCTCTTACCAAATCTTATCTAATCATCCTCATGTTTCATTTGTCTTTTCACATGTTTTGATGTATTCTGAGACCTTGTTTGATGTTTACCATGTATTTCCTAagacaaaaaattttaaaagggcTTATATgctcatatatatatcatcatctgTTTCTGGAGCATACATATAATTCAAGCCGAGGAGATACATGCACAACTATGTatgaatatatagtttttaggcaAATACAACAGAGACAAACAATGGCTTATACAGCTTAAGACCAAGCAGTGACTCATCACAGACAGActgtacacaaaaaaaaaacgagagctAGAAGAATAAACAAGTAGTGACTCAGAACAAAAAGAGACAGAGGAGAATGCagcaaaggaagaagattgaTACCCGATGTAGAGACTTCTCTAGCTGCACTATCCTCTGGTTGTTGTTCCCATTGACGAGTCGAGAGTTCCTGTAAGGATGAGCCAAAGTGTTTGTAAACGTTCCAAACATCCTCGTGTCCCCTAACATTCCAATAACCGGGTACAAGAAACTCATCATGACTGCATTGGCGAGATCAGTTGATGATTCCGTGGCCGCAGTGAAGCCACCGTAATGACGAGGAGACTGAGCTTGAaggtgatgatgttgatgactgATCAGATTGTTCAAaggggatgatgatgaagcgGGTCTTTGAGGTATAACCGTATCTTCAGAAGAAGACATGCCTCTTCCATAAAGAGGAACCAAAGAACCGATAGAAATGTTAGATTTGCAGACAGGACAGTTCTGCTGCTGAATAATGGAAGGAGAAGATGATTTCTGAACATCTAACCATCTGTAAATACAAGGCCAGCAAAAAAGGTGTCCACACAGAGTCACAACAGGATCATGTGCCGTCTCTAAACAGATGTTGCAATCAAAACACCCACTTTCGTCAGTTGGAACTGTGATGAGACTCGGCTTTTGTGTCAGTACAAACCCATCACTGTGTGCTCGTTGCGCATCAAACCTAAAGAAGTCTCCTTCCATGATCCTGAAATCAAAGAGTAAAACAGAGAGTAAAGTCATGTCATTTAGAATAAAGCACACAACTTTACAAGAACCAAACACGCATACGGCATATCATACAAAACTCTATTATGTGAACAAATGTTACGAATATAAAAAAGCCATTGATTGATATGATTTGACTAATCCTATcagaattatcaaaaaaaaaaccctacagCAAAGTCAAAAtcacaatgcaaaaaaaaaatgatctttgTGGATTTGAAAAATCTTCAAATTAGGAATTCAAGAAACTACCTTTACCACTCCAATCCAATTCCAATAATCTGAGggtaaaaaccctaaattttaatttcctaAATCTAGAAATGGTGGAGGATTCTGAGAACGTACCGTATCGGAGACGACGATTGGGATAcgaaaattgagagagagagagagagagagagagagagagagagagtagagaagctTCTTTATGTTATGATGGAATGGATAAGAATTGAAGTTGATGTTAGTGACGACCACGACGAtaatgattgatgatgatgacttgttctaacttaatttatatatcaataaaaacagattttctgaaaaaaaacaaaaaaaattcctaaatttatatataaagaagaaaaaaaaaatttaaccaggaaaaaaaagaagaagaaataattactttaaaatgGATAACTAAATTTAAGAATCTGCTCAAAATTGATGGTAAAATTTTTTGATCTGTTACAATCAGCATAAAGAACTGTTATACCAAATTTATAATTCTACACTCATTTTTGGCAGCGTTCGTTTTTATGATGtcgacaaaaaaataatatatatatatatatatatatatttatgatgaTTTTTCATAAGTAGGATTCCAGGAATGTTGAGAGAACCAATCTCTGGTCTAGACCAACAAGACGATTCTTCCATCAAGGCTAGAACCACTAGTTCACCACCTcgtagttaaaaaaaatctagctcACCACCtcgtagttaaaaaaaatatatatatacttaaagaTGCCggtataatttttaatttttgtattttgatttaagCAGTATGGAACACAAGTAAATGTATATCTCTTCTGATATAATGTATTCTGaacaatattgttggtttctatagaaaacaaaaataaaagtaaaggAGATGCTTGCTTGTTTTATCGgcggaaaacaaaaagatcagtGCATAGAACGAGAGTAATGGTTATCGTTAGGGTTCCGTGTCTGGCTGAAAATTGCCGTAGTTCTTCTCAAAGGAGGCTGCAATGGTGCGTTTCTATTACTGTGATGGTTCATGAACACATCGTCTGATACAAAATGCTCATCTCCCTGTAAAACCAACACAACATAATCAAAGTCAAGAATGGTTCCTTCCGCTTCAAGCTATCGATATGAGTTTTGTAAATATACTAACCGGTTTGCTTGCTTT
It encodes the following:
- the LOC104725898 gene encoding E3 ubiquitin-protein ligase RMA3-like gives rise to the protein MEGDFFRFDAQRAHSDGFVLTQKPSLITVPTDESGCFDCNICLETAHDPVVTLCGHLFCWPCIYRWLDVQKSSSPSIIQQQNCPVCKSNISIGSLVPLYGRGMSSSEDTVIPQRPASSSSPLNNLISHQHHHLQAQSPRHYGGFTAATESSTDLANAVMMSFLYPVIGMLGDTRMFGTFTNTLAHPYRNSRLVNGNNNQRIVQLEKSLHRVSIFFLCCILLCLFLF